The Streptomyces sp. ALI-76-A nucleotide sequence GATCCACCGCGCGCGTGTAGAGCTGGGCGACCTCGTCGGCCGTCACGTCACCGGTGTTGGTGACCGTGAAGGAGACGTGCAGGGTCCTGTCGCCGGCCCGCGCCGCGAGACCGCCGTACGAGAAGGACGCGTACGACAGGCCGTGCCCGAACGGGAACAGGGGCGTGCCCTCGAAGTAGAGGTAGGTCTGACGGCTGCCGATGACGTCGTAGTCGAGGAGGTCGGGCAGGTCGGCGTCGTCGGCGTACCAGGTCTGCGGGAGGCGGCCGGCGGGGGAGACGTCCCCGGCCAGGACCCGGGCCAGCGCGGTGCCGGCCGCCTGGCCGCCGTGGGCCGTCCAGAGCGCCGCGCTGAGGCCGGTGGTGTCGACGGCGTACGGATAGGAGGAGGTCAGCGCGAGCACGGTGGCCGGGTTGGCGGCGCGGGCGGCACGCAGCAGCCGCTCCTGCTGGGCGGGCAGGCGCAGGGTGGCGCGGTCCTCGGTCTCGCGGCCGTTGATGTGCGGGTCGTTGCCCGCGACCACCAGCACCACGTCGGCCTGGGCGGCGACCCGGGCCACCACGTCCTCGCCGCGTTCGACGACGACCAGCTCGAACGTCTCGGGGTTCCCGTCGGCAACCTTTACCCCGTCGGCGGCGACCGTGACGTGGCGATCCGTACCGACGTGCCGGAGGAGGTGTCCGTTCCCGTGCGGCTCCAGGCGGAACGTCTCCTGGACGACCCAGCCACCGGGCTGGTCGGCGGAGGCGCGGAGGCGGCCGTCCTCGGCGACCGAGAGGTAGCGGCCGTCCGGTGCGCGCAGCGTCAGCACGCCCCCGCCCCAGTCGACGAGCGCCAGCTCGGTGCCGGTGGCGTCCGTGGTGAGCGGCGGCAGGTCGGTGCGGCCCGCGAGCAGGGCCGGGTCCAGGGCGCCCTCGGCGCCGCGCACCTCGTCGGCCGTGTCCGCCGCCTCCGGGACGTGCAGGAACGTACCCGCAAGGGTCCTGAGCAGGACCCGGTCCACGCCCTCCGCGAACTCCACGCGCTGCGCGCCGAACCGCTCGTACAGTCCCTCCAGCGGGGTCGAGCGGTGCAGGAGCGTGCCGCTGTACCAGTCGAGCTTGCACTCGTCGGCGAGCAGTCCGACCACGGCGATCCGGGTGTCCGGGGCCAGCGGCAGCACGCCGTCGTTCTTGAGCAGGACGATCGCCTGCTCGGCGGCCTCCTGGGCGAGCGCGCGGTGCGCCGGGGTGTCGAAGTCCCGGGTGCCGGCGTACGGGTCGTCGTGCGGGTCGAACTCGCCGAGCCGGAAGCGCACCGAGAGCTGGCGGCGCACGGCGGTGTCGACGTCGGCCTCGGTCAGCAGGCCCTGGTCCAGGGCGCCCCGGACGCGAGCGACGATCCGCGAACTGTCCGTGCCGTGGTCGGTGAAGCTGTCGACGCCGGCGAGGAGCGCGGCGGCGGTGGCCTCCTCGTGGGTGTCGAAGTAGTGCTCGGAGTCCACCAGGTTGGAGGGCGCGCCCGCGTCCGAGCAGACCAGCAGGTCCTCGCCGGTCCAGGTGCGCAGGTGCTCGCGCAGATAGGGCGAGACGTGGTTCGGGCGGCCGTTGACCAGGTTGTAGGCCGGCATCACGCCCGCCGTCGCGCCCGCCTCGACCGTCTCCCGGAAGGCCCGCAGGTCGTACTCGTGCAGCACGCGCGGGCGGACCGAGCTCGACGAGGTGTCCCGGTCCGTCTCGTTGTTGTGCGCGAGCCAGTGCTTGAGGACCGGCGCGGTGCGCCAGTACGTCGGGTGGTCGCCGCGCAGTCCGCGCGTGTACGCGGTGGCGATGGCCGAGGTGAGCTTCGGGTCCTCCGCGTAGCCCTCCTCGTTACGGCCCCACAGCGGGTGCCGGAGCAGGTTCACCGTCGGCGCCCAGATGTTGAGGCCCACGCGCTCGTCGCGGGCGCGCATCGCGCGGGTCTCCTGGGACACGGCCTCGCCCACCCGGCGGACCAGCTCGGTGTTCCAGGTCGCGCCGAGGCCCACGGCCTGCGGGAACACCGTGGCCGGGCCCATCCACGCCACGCCGTGCAGCGCCTCCTGGCCGGTGCGGAACGCGGCGATGCCGAGCCGCTCCACCGCGGGGGTGAACTGGTGCAGGAAGCCGGCCTTCTCGTCGAGGGTCAGCCGCGACAGCAGATCGTCGATGCGCTTCGCGAACGACAGGCGCGGATCGCGGAAAGGCGGCGTAGGCGGCGTTTGTGCGGTCACGTGGGGATCCCCTTGCAATGGAGCGACGAAGCGCTTTCGAAGCGCTTCGATGCTCATTCGACCCGGGGGTGGGTGTCAAGACACTCCCCGGCAACAACTCGGACTCCCGACCGGTATGTCAAGTCGCGTAAGAGACCGGTCCGATCCGCCGCACCTCGGAGGAATCTTGGGAACGACCCTTGTGCGCCCCTGGGTGTTCACTTAACCTCGCAGCAACATCGAAGCGCTTCGACTACTTCGACTCCCTCGATCATGAGGACTGCTCCCGACGACGGTACGCAGCCCTTCGGGGATCAGAGAACCGCTTCAGCCCAGCCAGTTCCAGCTCAGCCAGTTCCACACAAGACACCGCAGCCGACGGCCCACCGCCGGGTGTCCTGGTGCGCCATGAAGGGTTGACGCAATGACGCCGAACGCCGCTTCCGCCTCCTCCGCCCCGAGCCGGAGAAGCTTCCTCGCCTCCACGGCGGTCGCCACCGCCGCGGTGGCGGGCGGGATGCCGCTTCTTGCCGCGTGCGGGGGGTCCGACGGCGGCTCCAAGGAGGGCACGACCGCGGGCAAGAACGCGAAGAAGATCCTTCCCGCCTTCGTGGCGCAGAACGTGGTGACGCCGGACATCCCGTCGAAGAACGGCTCCGCCGCCGGCTTCACCAGCGAGCTGTCTCTGGCCGACCTGAAGACCTCGGTGCCCCAGAAGCTCGGCAAGGGCAGCACCATCAAGATCATGTCGCCGTTCTGGGGAACGCCGCCGAAGAGCGGCAATCCCTACTACACGACGATGAACGGGTTGATCGGCGCCGACATCGTCTGGCAGAACCAGGACGGCAACACGTACGACGAGAAGCTGGGCGCGGTCCTCGCCTCCAGTGACATGCCGGACGTCGTGGTGATCCCCAGCTGGAACATGGGCGGCAAGATACCCAGCGCCATCATCAGCAAGATGGCCGACCTCGGCCCGTACCTCTCGGGCGACAAGGTCAAGGAGTACCCGAACCTCGCGGCCATCCCGACCGACGCCTGGCAGTACTCCATCTTCGGCGGCAAGCTGCGCGGGCTGCCGATGCCCGCGCCCACGACCCCGGCCACCGTGCCCTTCTACCGCAAGGACGTCTTCGACAAGGAGGGGTACGAACTCCCCACCTCCGCAGACGAGTTCCTGGCCCTCGCCAAGGAGATCACCAACGCCCGGGCGAAGGTGTGGGCCTGCGACGACATGAAGTGGTCCGCATTCAACATCTTCGGTGCGCTGGGCGGCGCCGAGAAGCCGCTCGGCTGGAACGTGGTCGACGGCAAGCTGATCTACCGCGTCGAGACCGACGAATACCTCGAAGCGCTGGAGTGGACGCGGAAGCTCTACGCCGCGGGCGTCGTCCATCCCGACACCAAGGCGCAGAACCAGGGCAACGCGGGCCAGCGCTTCACCGACGGCCAGGTCCTGATGTACAACGGGAACATCGCGGACTGGTGGGGCAAGATGGCCGAACAGTCCAGCCAGAACAAGGAATTCCGCATCAGCGGTATGGACATCTTCGGCCATGACGGCAGCGATCCCCAGCTGTTCGCCGGATCGCCCGCGGGCATCTTCGCCTTCGTCAACAAGAAGGCGTCGAAGGCCAAGATCCAGGACGTGCTGGCCGCCGCGAACGTCACCGCGGCCCCGTACGGCACCAAGGAGTACATGCTCACCAACTACGGGGTGGAGGGCACGCACTACACCCTCAAGGACGGCGTTCCCACCAAGAACGACAAGGGCAACCAGGAGGTCCTGAACGCCTTCGTCATGCTCGCCAGCCCTGCCCCGACCATCGCGCACCCCGACTTCCCGGACATCGCGAAGGAACAGGTGGAGTGGCAGCAGCGGATGGGCGCCTTCACCAAGAAGACCCCCTTCTTCGGGATGCAGGTCACCGAGCCCGCCCGCTACACCAACCTTTCCAACGACTTCGAGCAGCTGGAGGACGACATCGTCCGCGGCCGCAAGAAGATCAGCGACATGCAGCAGGCGGTGTCGGACTGGAAGAGCCAGGGCGGCGACAAGCTGCGGGACTGGTACCAGAAGCTGCTGGACGACAACGGATCCGCGCAGGGGTGACGAAGTGGCACACAGCACCACTCCGGGCGCCGCCGCGCGCACCGCGCCGTCGTCCACGACGGACGGCGCCGCCGAACCCTCCGAAGGGGGCAGGCCCACCAAGGCGGCCGAGCCCGCCAAGTCCCCCGGGGTCTCCAAGGCCGAGAAGAAGGCCCTGAAGAAGGCCGCGAACGGCGGCACCCTCAGGACCCGCCTCAGGCGGGACCGCACGCTGATCCTGATGACCCTGCCGGCCGTCCTGCTGGTCCTGGTCTTCAACTACATACCGATCCTGGGCAACGTCGTCGCCTTCCAGGAGTACGACCCGTACGTCAGCGACAACGGCTTCGTCGCGATCTTCCACAGCCCCTGGGTCGGCTTCGAGCAGTTCTCGCGGATCTTCGAGGACTCGGCGTTCTGGGACGCGGTCGAGAACACCTTCGTCCTGTTCTCGCTCCAGCTGGTGCTCTTCTTCCCGGTCCCGATCCTGCTCGCGCTGCTCATCAACAGCGTGATCAGGCCCCGGGTGCGGGCGGTGTCGCAGGCGATCCTCTACCTGCCGCACTTCTTCTCCTGGGTGCTGGTCATCACCGTCTTCCAGCAGATCTTCGGCGGCGCCGGCATCATCGCGCAGACCCTGCGCCAGCACGGCTACGAGGGCTTCGACCTGATGACCGACCCGGGGATCTTCAAGTTCCTGGTGACGGCGGAGGGCGTCTGGAAGGACGCGGGCTGGGGCATCATCGTCTTCCTCGCGGCGCTGGCCTCCGTCAGCCCCGATCTGTACGAGGCCTCGGCGATGGACGGGGCCGGCCGGTGGCGCCGGATGTGGCACGTCACGCTGCCCGCGCTGCGACCGGTCATCGCCCTGCTCCTGGTGCTGCGCGTCGGTGACGCGCTCACGGTCGGCTTCGAACAGATCCTGCTGCAGAGAGACGCGGTGGGACCGGGCGCGGCGGAAGTCCTCGACACCTACGTGTGGTGGAACGGCGTCCGCAACCAGGACTTCAGTTACGCGGCCGCGGCGGGCCTGATCAAGGGCGTGGTCAGTCTCGGCCTCGTCCTCGCCGCGAACAAGGTCGCCCATCTCATGGGCGAGCAGGGGGTGTACAAGAAGTGAGCGCTGTCACCGAGGAACGGCCGAAGGCCCCCGCCCCGAGGGCTCCCGGACGCTGGGCCGCCCCGCCGCGGCCCGTCTGGGAGGAGAAGCCCAACCCGGCCGGGCTCGCGGGCAAGGGCATCGTCCTGGCCTTCGCCTGCCTAGCCGTCCTGTTCCCGCTGTGGATCGTCGTCGTCACCAGTCTGTCCTCGAAGCAGACCATCAGCGAGGCCGGCGGTCTGGTGGTGATCCCCAAGGAGATCACCTTCATCGCCTACCAGGAGCTGCTGAGCGGCGGACAGGTCACCCGCGCCACCCTCGTCAGCCTGGGCGTCACGCTCGCCGGCACCGCGTTCTCGATGACGGTGTCCGTCCTCGCGGCGTACGGGCTCTCCCGCATCGGGTCGGTCGGCCACCGCTGGTTCCTGATGACCCTGCTCGCCACCATGTTCTTCGGCGCCGGTCTCATCCCCACGTATCTGCTGGTGCAGTCGCTGGGGCTGACGGACACCTACCTCGCGCTGATCCTGCCGAGCGCGATCAGCGTCTTCAACATCCTGGTGCTGCGGGCGTTCTTCATGGGCATCTCGCCCGAACTCACCGACAGCGCGCGGATCGACGGGGCGGGGGACTGGCGGATCCTCTGGCAGATCGTGATGCCGCTCTCCCGCGCCGTCATCGCGGTGATCACGCTCTTCTACGCCGTCGGCTACTGGAGCGCCTGGTTCAACGCGTCGCTCTACCTGAGCGACCAGGACATGATGCCGCTGCAGAACGTCATGATCCAGCTCGTCCAGAAGCAGGAGCCTCCGGTCGGCATGAGCCAGGCCATCAAGACGGGCCAGCTGTCCGCGCTCGGCGTCCAGATGGCGGTCATGGTGCTGGCGCTGCTTCCCGTCGCCGTCGTCTCGCCCTTCGTCCAGCGGCACTTCAAGAAGGGCATGCTCACGGGTGCGGTGAAGGGCTGACCGTTCGGCGCCTTCTCAAAGGGGTGCTTCGGGTGCTCCGGCGACTGCGGGCCGTCGGTGGCCGGTCGCGCAGTTCCCCGCGCCCCTTCAGGTTTCTCCACTTCCCCTTTCTCGCAGATCGAGGTCTGTCATGCGTGCGTCCAACCTGAGTCGGCGTGCCGTTCTCGTGGGAACCGCGGCCGCCGCCGCGCTCACCGCGATTCCCGTAGGCCAGGGGCGGGCGTACGGCGCCGAGACCGCCGCCGCCCCCGCCTACCGCTGGCGCACCGCCGTCATCGGCGGTACCGGGTTCGTCACCGGTGTGCTGTTCCATCCGTCCGTACGCGGTCTCGCCTACGCCCGGACCGACATCGGCGGTGCCTACCGCTGGGACGACCGGGCCGCCCGCTGGACCCCGCTGACCGATCACCTCGGCTGGGACGACTGGAACCTGCTCGGCGTCGAGGCGATGGCCGTCGACCCCGCCCACCCCGACCGGGTCTACCTCGCCCTCGGCACCTATTCCCAGCCCTGGGCCGGCAACGGCGCCGTGCTGCGCTCCGAGGACCGGGGCGCCACCTGGACCCGTACCGACCTGGCGGTGAAGCTCGGCGCCAACGAGGACGGCCGGGGCACGGGAGAGCGGCTGCTGGTGGACCCGCGCGACAGCGACACCCTGTGGCTGGGCACCCGGCACGACGGGCTGCTCAAGTCCACCGACCGGGGTGCCACGTGGAACGCGGTGAGCTTCCCCGCCGCGCCCGTGGACACCGGCCAGGGCGTCACCCTCCTGGTCGCCGCCGGCCGCGCCCTGTACGCCGGGTGGGGCGACTCGGACGGGACGGCCGCCAACCTGTACCGCACCACCGACGGCACCGCCTGGGAAGCCGTCCCCGGACAGCCCTCCGGCACCGCCGCCAAGGTCCCGATCCGCGCCGGGTACGACCGGCACACCCGCGAGCTGTACGTCTCGTACGCCAACGCCCCCGGTCCCAACGGGCAGTCGGACGGCAGCGTGCACAAGCTGCGCGTCACGGACGGGAAGTGGACCGAGGTCACGCCGGCGAAGCCGGGCGGGACGACGAGCGACGGCTCCGCCGACACCTTCGGCTACGGCGGGGTCGCCGTCGACGCCCGCCGCCCCGGCACCGTGGTCGTCTCCACCAACAACCGCTGGGCGGCGGTCGACACCCTGTACCGGACCACCGACGGCGGCCGCACCTGGACGTCCCTCAAGGACACCGCCGTGTTCGACGTGTCCGAGACGCCCTTCCTCAAGTGGGGCGGCGACCAGCCCAAGTTCGGCTGGTGGATCCAGGCGGTCGGCGTCGACCCGTTCGACTCCAAGCACGTCGTCTACGGCACCGGCGCCACTCTCTACGGCACCCGGGACCTGAAGAAGTGGGCCCCGCAGATCCGCGGCCTGGAGGAGACGGCCGTGCGCCAGCTGATCTCGCCCCCGACCGGGAAGGCGCATCTGCTCAGCGGACTCGGGGACATCGGCGTGATGTACCACGAGCGGCTCACGGCGTCCCCGTCGCGCGGCATGGCGACGAACCCCGTCTTCGGGTCGGCGACGGGCCTCGCGCAGGCCGCCCGCAGACCGGCGTACGTCGTCCGCGCCGGCTGGGGCGACCACGGCAACGGCGCCTTCTCGCGCGACGGCGGGCAGACCTGGGCGCCCTTCGCGGCCCAGCCCGCCATCGCCAAGGACGCGCCGGGGCCGATCGCCACCAACGCCGACGGCAGTGTGCTGCTGTGGTCCTTCGTGCACTGGGACGGCACCAGGTACGCGGCCCACCGCTCGGCGGACAACGGCGCCACCTGGTCCGAGGTCTCCTCCTTCCCGAAGGGCGCCACCCCGGTCGCCGACCCGGCCGACCCGGCGCTCTTCTACGCGTACGACACCGAGGCGGGAACGCTGCTCGCCAGCACCGACAGCGGCCGCACCTTCACCGCGCGGGCGACCGGACTGCCCTCGGGGGACAGCCAGTTCAAGGTGGTCGCGGCTCCGGGCAGGTCCGGTGACCTGTGGCTGAGCGCCAAGGGGAACGGGCTGTACCGGTCCACCGACGGCGGGGTCACCTTCGCGAAGGTCGACAGCTGCCGGGCCTCGTACACCCTCGGCTTCGGCAAGGCGGCCGACGGGGCGCGGTACCCCGCCGTCTACCAGGTCGGCTCCACCGAGACCATCACGGCCGTCTACCGCTCCGACGACGGGGCGAAGACCTGGGTGCGGATCAACGACGACGCCCATCAGTGGGGCTGGACCGGCGAGGTCATCACCGGCGACCCGCGCGTGTACGGCCGTGTGTATCTCGCCACCAACGGGCGCGGGATCCAGTACGGGGAGCCCGTCTGATGCCCTCGCTGCACGACACGACCCGTGGCCGCCTCCTCTACGGCGGCGACTACAACCCCGAGCAGTGGCCCGAGGAGACCTGGCACGAGGACGTCGGCCTGATGAAGGACGCCGGCGTCAACTCCGTCACCGTCGGCGTCTTCTCCTGGGCGAAGCTCGAACCGAGCCCAGGAGCACGGGAGTTCGGCTGGCTGGACCGGCTGATGGACCTGATGCACGAGCACGGCGTCGGGGTCGTCCTCGCCACCCCCACCGCCTCGCCCCCGCCGTGGATGGGGCACCTGCACCCCGACACCCTGCCCGTCGACCAGGACGGCCGCACCGAGTGGTGGGGCGGACGCCAGCACTTCTCGCACTCCAGCGCCACCTACCGGCGTTACGCCGCCGCGATCACCGAGGACCTCGCCGCCCGCTACGGCACCCACCCGGCCCTCACCCTGTGGCACATCAACAACGAGTACTGCACCTACGACTGGAGCGACCAGGCCGCCGCCCGCTTCCGCCGCTGGCTCCAGGACAGGTACGGCACGCTCGACGCCCTCAACACCGCCTGGGGCACCGCCTTCTGGAGCCAGGGCTACGGCGACTGGGCCGAGATCCACACGCCCCGCCACGCGCACTACCTGAAGAACCCCGGCCAGGTGCTGGACTTCAAGCGGTTCACCTCCGACATGCTCCTGGAGTGCTACACCGCCGAGCGGGACATCGTCCGCCGGGCCACCCCGCACCTCCCCGTCACCACCAACTTCATGCCGCTGTGGGCCGGCCAGGACGCCTGGCGCTGGGCCGAGGAGGAGGACGTCGTCTCGGTCGACCTCTACCCCGACCCGCGCGACCCGCTCGGCGCGCAGCACGGCGCCCTCGTGCAGGACATGACCCGCTCCCAGGCGCGCGGCCCGTGGATGCTGATGGAACAGGCGGCCGGTCCGGTCAACTGGCGGGGCGTGAACCACCCCAAGCCGCGCGGCCTCAACCGCCTCTGGTCCCTCCAGGCCGTGGCCCGGGGCGCGGACGCCGTCTGCTACTTCCAGTGGCGCCAGTCCCGGCAGGGCGCGGAGAAGTTCCACTCCGGGATGGTCAGCCACGCGGGGGCGGAAGGCCGGACGTACCAGGAGGTCAAGCGGCTCGGTGCCGACCTCGCGCGGATCGGCGGGCGGGTCGCGGGCAGCCACACCGCCCACGACATCGCCATCCTGCACGACTGGCACGCCTGGTGGGCCGGCGCCCAGGACGGCCGTCCGTCCACGCACGTCGACCACCCCGACCTGCTCCGGGCCTGGCACCGCGCCCTGTGGGAGGCCCACCTCACCACCGACTTCGCCCACCCCGAGCACGACCTGAGCGCCTACCGGCTGGTCGTCGTCCCCCAGCTGTACGCCCTCACCGACGCGGCGATCGACAACCTCCTCGGGTACGTCCGGGGCGGCGGCACCCTGGTCTGCGGCTTCCTCACCGGCATCGCCGACGAGGACGACCGGGTACGCCCCGGCGGCATGGACGCCCGGCTGCGCGAGCTGGTCGGCATCCGCACCCTGCACGAGTGGTGGCCGCTGGACGCGGACGAGCACGCCGAGTGCGACGGCTTCCGCGGCACCCTGTGGTCGGAGGAGATCGAGAAGTCCGAGGACGCCGAGGCGGTGGCCGCGTACAAGAGCGGCGAGCTCGACGGCCTGCCCGCCGTGCTCCGCAAGGGCCGCGCCTGGTACCTCTCGACTCTCCCCGAGCCGCAGGCGATGCGCGACCTGCTCGCCCGGATCGCCGCCGACGCGGGTGCCCGGCCGGTGCTCGACGCGCTGCCCGCCCAGGTCGAGGCGGTCCGCCGCGGTGACCTGCTGTTCCTCCTCCACCACGGGCGCGAGTCGGTGACGGTCGAGGTCCCCGGCACCCACCGGGACCTCCTGACGGACGCGACGGTGACGGACGAGATCACCCTCGGCCGCTACGGCGTGGCGGTGCTGACGTCATGAACACCGGACCCGTCCACGGCACCTGGGAACCACGCCCCGCCGCCCGCTGGGAGGACGCCTACCTGAGCGGCAACGGCCGCCACGGCACCCTCGCGTTCGGTGATCCGGACGACGAGCGGGTCATCGTCACCCACCACACCCTGGTCCGCCCCAACGGCGGCGAACACGCCCGCCCGCCCGAACTCGCCGCCGAACTCCCCGCCCTTCAGGACCGGTTGCTGGCCGGAGAGCTGACCGCGGCCGAGACCTTCACCGACGGCCGCGACCTCCAGTGGGTCCAGCCCTTCCATCCCGCCTTCCAGATACGGCTGCGCAGGCCGGCACCGGACCGCGAACCCCGCACCTACCGCCGTTCCGTCGACTTCACCACCGGCGAGGCGACGGCCGAGTGCCCGGGATGGCGCAGCCGGGTCTTCGTCTCCCGCGCCGAGGACGTCGTCGTCCAGCGGATCGACACCCCCGACCTGGACGTCTGTCTCGACCACCGGCTCCCCGGCGCTCCGCACGGCCTGGCGGTCGGCCAGGGCGCCGTCCTCACCCCGGACGGCGCCCTGCTCACCCTGCGCGTCCGCTACCCCGGCAGCGACCGCGCGTACACCGGCGTGACGCTGATCGCGGTGACGGGCGGCCGGACCACCCTCACACCCCCCGGGCTGCGGATCACCGGCGCCGACTCCGTGCTGCTCCTCACCCGCGTCCTGCGCCATCCTGGCGCGCCGAACCCGGGCGCGTGGACCGCCGACGCGTCCGGCGCCGCCGTACCGAACGCCGACACGCTGACCGCCGGCCCACCGACCGCCGCCGAGCCGGACGCCCTCGCCCACGCCCGTGCACTCGGCGACCTGATCCCGGCCGGCGAGGACCCGTACGCCCGCCTCCTGGCCGACCACATCGCGCGGCACCGCACGGCGTACGAGCGGGTGACCCTCGACCTGGACGCCGACGCGGCCGAACGCACCCTGCCGGGCTCGGAGTTGCTGGGTCGGCCGGAGAGCCCCGCCCTCCTGGAACGGCTCTTCGCCGCCGGCCGCTACCACCTGCTCTCCGCCAGCGGCATGCTGCCGCCCCGCCTCGTCGGCCTGTGGACCGGAGACTGGAACACGGCCTGGTCGGGCGCGTTCACCACCGACGCCAACCTCAATCTCCAGACCGCCTCGGCCGCGGCCGCCGCCCTCCCCGAAGTCACCGCGGCACAGGCGGCACTGATCCATCGTCAGCTCGGCGACTGGGCCGAGAACGCCCGCGCCGTCTTCGGGGCCCGAGGCGTCGTCGCGCCCACCCACACCGACGGCGAGTCCGGCTTCACCTACCACTTCAGCCGCGAGTACCCGCTCCACCTGTGGACCGCGGGCGCCGACTGGCTGCTCAAGCCCCTCGTCGACCACGACGAGACCCGCGGGGAACAGGACCCGCGCACCGCCCACGCCCTCGCCCAGGTGGCCCTGTTCTACGAGGACTTCCTCACCCGCACCGACGAGCACGGCCACCTGGTCGTCGTCCCCTCCTACTCGCCCGAGAACCGCCCGGCGAACGCCAGTTGGGGCGCGGTCGACGCGGCCATGGACCTCTCGGCCGCCCGTCACGCCCTGCGCACCGCCGCCGCCTACCACCCGGACCGGGCCGACGGCTGGCGGGCGCTCGCCGACCGCCTCCCGCCCCACCGGATCAACGCCGACGGCGCCCTCGCCGAGTGGGCCCGGCCCGGCCTCGACGACACCTACGACCACCGCCACCTCAGCCACCTCTACGGCGTCTGGCCGCTGGACGAGATCACCCCGTACGACACCCCGGACCTCGCCACGGCCGCCCACCGGGCGCTCGAACTGCGGGGCGCCGAGAACGACTCCGCCCACGGGCACCTGCACCACGCCCTCGTCGCCGCCCGGCTGCGCGACGCCGAACGGGTCGCGCACGCCCTCGGCCAGGTCCTCAAGGGCGACTTCTTCCACGCCTCCCTGATGAGCGCGCACTACCCGGACCGGAACGTCTACAACGCGGACGCCGCGCACGCCCTGCCCGCCG carries:
- a CDS encoding beta-galactosidase — encoded protein: MPSLHDTTRGRLLYGGDYNPEQWPEETWHEDVGLMKDAGVNSVTVGVFSWAKLEPSPGAREFGWLDRLMDLMHEHGVGVVLATPTASPPPWMGHLHPDTLPVDQDGRTEWWGGRQHFSHSSATYRRYAAAITEDLAARYGTHPALTLWHINNEYCTYDWSDQAAARFRRWLQDRYGTLDALNTAWGTAFWSQGYGDWAEIHTPRHAHYLKNPGQVLDFKRFTSDMLLECYTAERDIVRRATPHLPVTTNFMPLWAGQDAWRWAEEEDVVSVDLYPDPRDPLGAQHGALVQDMTRSQARGPWMLMEQAAGPVNWRGVNHPKPRGLNRLWSLQAVARGADAVCYFQWRQSRQGAEKFHSGMVSHAGAEGRTYQEVKRLGADLARIGGRVAGSHTAHDIAILHDWHAWWAGAQDGRPSTHVDHPDLLRAWHRALWEAHLTTDFAHPEHDLSAYRLVVVPQLYALTDAAIDNLLGYVRGGGTLVCGFLTGIADEDDRVRPGGMDARLRELVGIRTLHEWWPLDADEHAECDGFRGTLWSEEIEKSEDAEAVAAYKSGELDGLPAVLRKGRAWYLSTLPEPQAMRDLLARIAADAGARPVLDALPAQVEAVRRGDLLFLLHHGRESVTVEVPGTHRDLLTDATVTDEITLGRYGVAVLTS
- a CDS encoding glycoside hydrolase N-terminal domain-containing protein; the protein is MNTGPVHGTWEPRPAARWEDAYLSGNGRHGTLAFGDPDDERVIVTHHTLVRPNGGEHARPPELAAELPALQDRLLAGELTAAETFTDGRDLQWVQPFHPAFQIRLRRPAPDREPRTYRRSVDFTTGEATAECPGWRSRVFVSRAEDVVVQRIDTPDLDVCLDHRLPGAPHGLAVGQGAVLTPDGALLTLRVRYPGSDRAYTGVTLIAVTGGRTTLTPPGLRITGADSVLLLTRVLRHPGAPNPGAWTADASGAAVPNADTLTAGPPTAAEPDALAHARALGDLIPAGEDPYARLLADHIARHRTAYERVTLDLDADAAERTLPGSELLGRPESPALLERLFAAGRYHLLSASGMLPPRLVGLWTGDWNTAWSGAFTTDANLNLQTASAAAAALPEVTAAQAALIHRQLGDWAENARAVFGARGVVAPTHTDGESGFTYHFSREYPLHLWTAGADWLLKPLVDHDETRGEQDPRTAHALAQVALFYEDFLTRTDEHGHLVVVPSYSPENRPANASWGAVDAAMDLSAARHALRTAAAYHPDRADGWRALADRLPPHRINADGALAEWARPGLDDTYDHRHLSHLYGVWPLDEITPYDTPDLATAAHRALELRGAENDSAHGHLHHALVAARLRDAERVAHALGQVLKGDFFHASLMSAHYPDRNVYNADAAHALPAVLIEMLVQSTPDRLVLLPALPTACPSGRLLGVRTRFGAELDLTWSPHEATAVLRPTRTHRVELRTSSGARVLDLVAGEDHVLTLRT